The uncultured Methanomethylovorans sp. genome contains a region encoding:
- a CDS encoding V4R domain-containing protein produces MVRDLYMFSKGDENAHVVWFSITYQINMGAEANINSVLTEMEVKIRFAYLDNTEPNGQGKYVLFTEVKEEAQIENINKRLWGIEGVIEVESGISGNRMIHTVDFPLNFLGERAVITRSRTILDILKIIRENVIQPDGLLLMSGLKGGKGAAKYVKGIIPVDRNNCMAILRELFLASGWGKLEMDFDRDTCSGKVRVRDSFIADAYGPSDLPVCGYISGFIAGYMTEMMGYTFQVREVSCKSMGNAVCEHLVSIAPEGVNLEHIMKEGIK; encoded by the coding sequence GGGTGATGAGAATGCTCATGTGGTGTGGTTCAGCATCACTTATCAAATCAATATGGGAGCTGAGGCAAATATCAATTCAGTGCTTACTGAAATGGAAGTGAAGATCAGGTTCGCATATCTTGACAATACAGAACCGAATGGGCAGGGAAAATATGTGCTTTTCACGGAGGTTAAGGAAGAGGCACAAATAGAAAACATCAATAAAAGGCTCTGGGGCATTGAAGGCGTAATTGAGGTAGAATCAGGTATATCCGGAAATCGTATGATACATACAGTGGATTTTCCTCTGAATTTTCTGGGAGAAAGAGCCGTGATTACAAGGTCAAGGACTATTTTGGATATACTAAAGATAATAAGGGAAAATGTGATCCAGCCCGATGGTCTGCTTCTGATGAGCGGCCTTAAAGGAGGCAAAGGTGCTGCAAAGTATGTCAAGGGCATAATTCCAGTAGACAGAAACAATTGTATGGCCATATTGAGAGAACTATTCCTTGCATCCGGCTGGGGAAAATTGGAAATGGATTTTGATAGAGATACCTGTAGCGGTAAAGTAAGAGTAAGGGATTCGTTCATTGCAGATGCATACGGTCCCAGTGACCTTCCGGTATGCGGGTACATAAGCGGGTTCATTGCAGGTTACATGACAGAAATGATGGGGTACACTTTTCAGGTCCGTGAAGTCAGTTGTAAGAGCATGGGAAATGCAGTATGCGAACATCTGGTATCAATTGCACCTGAAGGAGTTAATTTGGAACATATTATGAAAGAGGGGATAAAGTGA
- a CDS encoding glycoside hydrolase family 15 protein, with amino-acid sequence MIRQPNVILGNSKVLITMGKKGELLGFFYPRRDYAQHVEESLACLHMNNRLIWTNNPEWYSTQHYLEDTNIVITELVHGTGIKITIQDFTHQKASVMVRKYTISSERDINGTFFYYSNLSVGEMHKKNSAFCDPDARLLVQYWQDNYIGIMADPPFQEWQVGKAMDTIWWTNARYDMEDGRLQNNKEDIGYLNTVVGWDLDLKAGKSKEITVFIGASQKRTLLYKMMLELIQEPVDNMFEDSKEDRIRWLSKKNMVKLSVLDDMPETKQQIREAFNRSLLTLDLLNDPVHGSFVAAPEFDHDFEMCGGYGYCWNRDVSEVAMSLLNAGYPEYCEMFFRWCRRTQLSDGSWFQRYWLDGNTAPSWGNFDHSTQIDETGATLHVMYTYYLTLKGLQKAEFLESIWITVLTGAEYLMKRTLGGLHEPCLDIWETYDGVFAYTCAAAYAGLKGAAQIARAYRELGLSSRWLERAELVKSTTIEKMWLKEGYFAKRIADGKLDPTVESSMLGTFVPFNMLSPKDPQERKMIYSMMNIIESRLSVNVNGHHGIKRYENDKYIEGNPWVVTTLWLSKAMLTLAHSLRSEPGSETEVSRLVQGSVKYIIWALKGTTSTGMLPEQVDKQKGYPAWAIPLGWSCALMIDNILLLETLSEGTEDGKT; translated from the coding sequence GTGATCAGGCAACCTAATGTTATCCTGGGCAATAGCAAGGTTCTTATCACCATGGGCAAGAAAGGCGAACTGTTAGGTTTTTTTTATCCTCGCAGGGATTATGCCCAACATGTAGAGGAATCGCTTGCCTGCCTGCATATGAACAACAGGCTGATATGGACCAATAATCCTGAATGGTACTCTACACAACATTATCTTGAAGATACGAATATAGTTATTACTGAGCTTGTACATGGAACTGGTATAAAGATAACTATCCAGGATTTTACACATCAAAAAGCATCTGTGATGGTGCGCAAGTATACCATCAGCAGTGAAAGGGATATCAATGGCACATTCTTCTATTATTCCAATCTCAGTGTAGGCGAGATGCACAAGAAGAACTCTGCTTTCTGCGATCCTGATGCACGGCTGCTTGTGCAGTACTGGCAGGATAACTATATTGGTATAATGGCAGATCCGCCTTTCCAGGAATGGCAGGTTGGCAAGGCAATGGACACAATATGGTGGACCAACGCACGCTATGATATGGAAGACGGCAGACTGCAGAACAACAAGGAAGATATCGGTTATCTGAACACGGTAGTAGGATGGGACCTTGATCTTAAAGCTGGAAAATCCAAGGAGATAACCGTATTCATAGGAGCTTCCCAGAAAAGAACACTGTTATACAAGATGATGTTAGAATTAATTCAGGAGCCAGTGGATAATATGTTTGAGGATTCCAAGGAGGACCGGATACGCTGGCTTTCAAAAAAGAATATGGTAAAACTGTCCGTGCTGGACGATATGCCCGAAACAAAACAACAAATAAGGGAGGCTTTCAACCGTTCTCTGCTTACCCTTGACCTGCTCAATGATCCCGTACACGGTTCTTTTGTGGCCGCACCTGAGTTCGACCATGATTTTGAGATGTGTGGCGGTTACGGATACTGCTGGAACAGGGATGTATCAGAAGTAGCAATGTCCTTACTCAATGCAGGTTATCCAGAGTACTGTGAGATGTTCTTCCGTTGGTGCAGACGTACACAGCTTTCCGATGGCTCTTGGTTCCAGAGATACTGGCTCGACGGTAACACGGCTCCTTCATGGGGAAACTTTGACCATTCCACCCAGATAGATGAAACAGGGGCTACACTGCATGTCATGTACACATACTATCTTACCTTAAAGGGTCTTCAAAAAGCAGAGTTTTTGGAAAGTATCTGGATCACTGTCCTCACAGGTGCCGAATACCTAATGAAGCGCACACTGGGTGGGCTGCATGAGCCCTGTTTGGATATATGGGAAACATATGATGGAGTATTCGCTTATACATGCGCTGCTGCATATGCTGGCTTAAAAGGCGCTGCTCAAATAGCAAGGGCTTACCGTGAACTGGGGCTTTCATCCCGTTGGCTTGAAAGAGCTGAGCTCGTAAAGAGCACGACCATCGAAAAAATGTGGCTCAAAGAAGGATATTTTGCTAAACGCATTGCTGATGGCAAGTTAGATCCCACGGTCGAGTCCAGTATGCTCGGTACTTTCGTGCCATTCAATATGCTTTCTCCTAAAGACCCGCAGGAGAGGAAAATGATCTATTCGATGATGAACATCATAGAAAGCAGGCTTAGTGTGAATGTTAACGGACATCATGGCATAAAAAGATACGAGAATGACAAATATATTGAAGGCAACCCCTGGGTAGTAACTACTTTATGGCTATCCAAGGCAATGCTTACCCTTGCACACTCACTTCGCAGTGAACCTGGCAGCGAAACAGAAGTTTCAAGATTGGTACAGGGTTCTGTGAAGTATATCATATGGGCCCTGAAGGGAACAACCAGTACAGGTATGCTTCCTGAACAGGTAGACAAGCAAAAAGGCTATCCTGCTTGGGCTATACCCTTAGGCTGGAGCTGTGCCCTGATGATCGACAACATACTTCTTCTTGAAACACTTTCGGAGGGAACTGAGGATGGAAAGACATGA
- a CDS encoding amylo-alpha-1,6-glucosidase, translating into MERHEGTIFSVGRDNSGELCQKEWLITNGLGGYASSTLSFMNTRKYHGLLVASMEPPVDRMVLLSSLDEEIRIGGITHELACHKYPDIVHPHGFSYIKEFVEGTIPSWKYDVDGIQIFKALLMEHGRNTVLIKYAINVPPNKGICRIRIHPLATMRDFHKLTLRHDEISQEASSYGTALMVNFGEDSKARLHLVSNTAYIPASDWYYNFEYTAEMERGYDYHEDCFNPGYFEVELVQGINEIFIVASTEKITSLSLASVRKAYEAENKRSSIICQGLDYTDILPSKLVMAADSFLVMRNSTGKHSIIAGYPWFADWGRDTMISLPGLTFVTGRYDLAASILSTFAENCRDGLIPNRFPDHSGDNYAYNTVDASLWFINALWKYLEYTNDMPTVRKMWSTVDDIILNYSRGTMFGIKMDADGLLLHDGQLTWMDAKVGGVEITPRKGKACEINALWYNALVIASKMASRLGIDESGFAEMAEKVRGNFEKAFWNEEQGCLYDCIGYKQGKEYKDGSLRPNQILAVSLPHGMLDHEKEQSIVRKVQQHLLTPRGLRTLAPYEAGYIGKYEGSVLRRDTAYHNGTVWPWLLGPFVSAYCKTKGHSLRSRMYAKELLDGFIPHLAEAGVGSISEIFDGNAPHMPRGCVSQAWSVAEILRAYSEDVLLKKPMSN; encoded by the coding sequence ATGGAAAGACATGAAGGAACCATATTCTCTGTCGGCAGAGATAATAGCGGTGAACTGTGCCAAAAGGAATGGTTGATAACCAATGGATTAGGGGGGTATGCTTCCTCTACTTTATCTTTTATGAACACCAGAAAATACCATGGTTTGCTGGTGGCATCTATGGAGCCTCCGGTTGACAGAATGGTGCTTTTATCTTCTCTTGACGAAGAAATACGTATAGGCGGTATTACTCATGAACTTGCCTGCCATAAATATCCGGATATTGTCCATCCTCATGGTTTCAGTTACATAAAGGAATTTGTTGAAGGCACCATTCCGTCATGGAAATACGATGTTGACGGTATACAAATATTTAAGGCATTGTTAATGGAACATGGAAGAAATACTGTTCTTATAAAGTATGCTATTAATGTGCCTCCAAATAAAGGAATTTGCAGAATACGTATACATCCTCTTGCAACTATGCGGGATTTTCATAAACTGACTCTACGGCATGATGAAATATCGCAGGAAGCGTCCAGTTATGGCACTGCATTGATGGTCAATTTTGGAGAAGACAGCAAGGCCAGACTACATCTTGTTTCAAATACCGCTTACATTCCTGCAAGCGACTGGTACTATAATTTTGAATATACTGCTGAAATGGAAAGAGGCTATGATTACCATGAAGACTGTTTCAATCCCGGCTACTTTGAAGTGGAACTTGTGCAGGGGATCAATGAGATCTTCATAGTTGCTTCTACTGAAAAGATTACTTCTCTCTCTCTAGCTTCTGTACGCAAGGCGTATGAAGCTGAAAATAAACGCAGTTCCATAATCTGTCAGGGTTTGGACTATACAGACATTCTTCCCTCAAAGCTTGTAATGGCTGCAGACAGTTTCCTTGTCATGCGTAATTCGACAGGAAAGCATTCTATTATTGCAGGTTATCCGTGGTTTGCAGATTGGGGAAGGGACACTATGATTTCATTGCCTGGCCTTACATTTGTAACTGGCAGATATGACCTGGCTGCAAGCATACTTTCCACGTTTGCAGAGAATTGCAGGGACGGGCTTATCCCTAACAGATTCCCAGATCACAGTGGTGACAATTATGCATACAACACAGTGGATGCATCCCTGTGGTTCATCAATGCATTATGGAAGTATCTGGAATATACTAATGATATGCCTACTGTAAGGAAAATGTGGTCTACAGTAGATGATATTATTCTCAACTATTCCAGAGGAACAATGTTTGGCATAAAAATGGATGCAGATGGTTTGCTACTTCACGACGGCCAGCTGACATGGATGGATGCCAAAGTGGGTGGTGTTGAGATCACTCCCCGCAAAGGCAAAGCTTGTGAGATCAATGCTTTGTGGTACAATGCGCTGGTCATTGCCTCAAAGATGGCTTCAAGGCTTGGCATTGATGAATCAGGTTTTGCAGAAATGGCTGAAAAGGTACGCGGAAATTTTGAGAAAGCCTTTTGGAATGAAGAACAAGGTTGCCTTTATGATTGCATTGGTTATAAACAGGGTAAAGAATACAAAGATGGATCATTAAGACCTAATCAGATATTAGCGGTGTCATTACCTCATGGCATGCTTGATCATGAGAAAGAACAAAGCATTGTAAGAAAAGTGCAGCAACATTTACTGACGCCCAGAGGCTTAAGGACACTGGCACCCTATGAAGCTGGCTATATTGGTAAATACGAAGGCTCTGTCCTCCGAAGAGATACGGCCTACCATAACGGGACCGTGTGGCCCTGGCTGTTGGGACCTTTTGTGTCTGCTTACTGCAAGACAAAAGGTCATTCCTTAAGAAGCAGAATGTATGCAAAAGAGCTACTGGATGGATTTATTCCTCATCTTGCAGAAGCAGGTGTTGGAAGTATTTCAGAGATATTCGATGGTAACGCACCTCATATGCCCAGAGGATGTGTATCACAGGCATGGAGTGTTGCAGAGATCCTGCGTGCGTATTCTGAGGATGTGTTGCTTAAAAAGCCAATGAGTAATTAG